CCTGCTCGCGTTGCTGGATCGTCTCGTGGATGCCGGCAACTCGGTGATCGCGATCGAGCACCACCAGGCGGTCATGGCGCACGCCGATTGGATCATCGACGTCGGTCCGGGCGCCGGTCGCGAGGGTGGTCGAGTCGTGTTCGCGGGAACACCTGAGGACCTGGTAGCCACGGGTGAGACGCTCACGGCTCGTCATCTGGCTACCTACGTCGGAGCATGACGATCCAATAGTGGGTAGTTCTCCCCATGTGCAAGGGCACGCAGCCGTTGATTTCGTGACGTAGGCTATCCGGGTCTGCACGACGTGTGCGCCTGCTTCAGCAACAGGTCCCGACGCCACGCAAATGAATACGAGCCCGGAGGGGAGCCGAGCCCACAATGAAGTCCTTTGCGTGGCTTCGCGCGCGTCCGCGTACGCTGATTTCGACCGCCGCGGTCACCGCGGCCGCTCTCGTGGTCGGCTTTTTCGCGGTGTCGTACGAGGGCAAGCCGACCACCGAGGTCGACCTCAATGACGGCGGTGTGTGGGTCACGAAGCAGTCCAGCCTGCTGATCGGCCACTTCAACCACTCCTCGCGCGTGCTCGACGGGGGCCTGCGTGCCGGTACGTCCGACTACGACATCCTGCAGAGCGGCACCCGTGTGCTCGTCGTCGACTCGACGGCGTCGTCGATCGCTGCCGTCGATCCCGCCCGTGTCATCATGTCGGACTCCGCCGAGCTCAAGCCCGGGGCCGCCGTCGCGATGGGCGCGGACACCGTCGCGGTCATCGAGCCCACGGGAGCACTCTGGACCAGCCCGTTCACGGCCATCAGCGGTATCGGCGCCCAGGGCACCGAACCCGTCGCCGACGAGGGCAAGAACGCGAAGGTCGCCGTCGGCGTCGACGGCACGGTGTACGCGGCCTCAGCGTCGGAGGCCGCCGTCCGTTCGTACGGACAGGGAGACGACGGCACGACGGTGCAGAAGTCGTCGCGCGATCTTCCCGGTGTGACGGCCGACCACAAGCTCTCCTTGACCGTCGTCGGCACCACGCCGTATGTGCTCGACCACGACACCAACACGCTCTACGGCGGCGACGGGCTGCGCGTGCAGGTGCCGGGCGACGCCGTGCTCCAGCAACCGTCGGGCACGGCCGACGCCGTGACCCTCGCAACGCCGACGTCGCTGGTGCGCATCCCCACGGGGGGCGGCGATCCCCAGACGATCGAGGCCGGCGGCTCGAAGGGCACGCCCGCCGAGCCGGTCTCTGTGGCCGGCTGCGCGTACGGCGCCTGGTCGGGCAGCGGACGGTTCGTCCGCGACTGTCCCGGCGACGCCGACGACGCCGCGCGGGACGTTCCCGGCGTCGAGGCGACGAGCGTGCTGCGCTTCCGGGTCAATCGCGACGTCGTCGTGCTCAACGACGTCTTCGGCGGCGCCGCGTGGATGGCCTCGGACTCGATGCAGCGCGTCGACAACTGGCAGGACATCACGCCGCCCGAGGGCGACGGCGACGATGAGGAGAAGACAACCGAGGAGACCGTGCAGACCACGCTCCCCGAGCGCACCGACCAGAACACCCCGCCGATCGCACAGGACGATCAGTACGGGGTGCGCCCCGGCCGCACGACGGTGCTGCCCGTCCTCGACAACGACACCGATGCCGACGGCGACGTCCTCGTCGCCGCCCCCTCATCCACCCCCGCGTTCGGCAGCGTCGAGCCGATCAACAACGGGGCGGCTCTGCAGTTCACCGCTCCCGAGGGGGCGACCGGCTCGACGAGTTTCCGCTACACCGTGGAAGACGGTCGTGGCGGCGAAGCCACCGCGACGGTCACGGTGACGGTGCACCCGTTCGATGTGAACGCGGCGCCGGTGCAGAAACGCACCACGCCGATCACCGTCGAGTCGGGTGGCACGGCCTCGTACAACGTGTTGTCGGACTGGATCGACCCCGACGGCGATGACATCTTCCTCAAGGACGTCGCCGCCGACGGCGGCGACGAGGCGGACTTCACGCCGGATGGGCAGATCACGTACCGCGCGATCGGCGGCGTCCAGGGGCGCAAGGACGTGCCGATCGTCGTGTCGGACGGCACGGCGGACGGCGCCGGGATCGCGCGCTACGACATCCGCCCGCTCGGCACGACCGTGCCGGTGACCAACTCCGACCACGTCGTCACACAGGTCGGACGCACGGTGACGGTCTCTCCGCTCACGAACGACACGAGCTCCGGCAGTGAACCCTTGCGCCTCACCCGCGTCGACGAGGTGCCCGGCGCGACGATCGTCCCCGACTTCGCGAACAAGACCTTCACGTTCACGGCCTCCAGCCCCGGCACGTACTATCCGCAGTACCTCGTATCGGCCGGCCCCAACTCCGTTCCGGGTCTCGTCCGCATCGATGTGCTCCCGGCATCCAACGAGGACCTGCCACCCGTCGCGGTGCGCGATGTGGCTCTGCTGCCCGTCGGCGGCGACGTACTCGTCAACGTGCTGTCCAACGACACCGATCCCGCCGGCGGCATCCTGGTGGTGCAGTCGGTCAGCTCCGTGCCCGGCTCCGGCGTCGCGGCTGCGGTGCTGGGCCACGAGACCGTGCGCATCAGCGACATCGGGTCGCTGAGCAAGCAGGTGCGCGTCGGATACACGATCTCCAACGGGTCGCGCACGGCCGAGGGTGAGATCGTCGTGATCCCGGTGCCGCCGCCCGCAAAGCTGCGCCCGCCGGTCGCCAACGACGACCAGGCCGTCGTGCGCGTCGGCGACACCGTCACCATCCCCGTGCTGGCGAACGACTATCACCCCAACGGCGACACGATGCACGTCGCCCCCGATCTCGTGCCGCCGCTGGTCGACCCCGCCGACGGCGAGGCCTTCGTCTCCGAGGACAAGGTGCGCTTCCGCGCCGGCAGCACCCCCAAGACCGTCTACGTCACGTATGAAGCCGTCGACTCCACCGGTCAGCGCGACGCGGGATACGTGACGATCCAGATCCTGCCGCGCAATGACGAGGCCAACTCCGCGCCGAAGCCGCGCGATCTCACCGCGCGCACGCTGAGCGGTTCGACCGTCACGATCCCCGTGCCGCTGGACGGCATCGACCAGGACGGCGATTCGGTCGAGCTGGTCGGCATCGCCGACGCGCCCAAGAAGGGCCGCATCGTCGAGACCGGGGCGAACTCGTTCACCTACGAGGCGTTCGGCGACTCCGCGGGCGTCGATCGGTTCTCCTACCGGGTGCGCGACAGCCTCGGCAAGGACGCCACAGCCACCGTGCAGGTGGGCATCGCGCCCGCGGCATCCGTGAACCAGGCGCCTTACGCCGTGCGCGACACGGTGACGATCCGCCCGGGACGCGAGGTCGCGGTGCCGGTCCTCGCCAACGACTCCGACCCCGACGGCGACGAGTTCGGTTTCGCCCAGGACGACCCGGTGACGCTGCCGCCGAACGTCCCCGGCCTGAAGGCGCGCGTCAGCGGGAAGTATCTGCTCATCACGGCTCCGAACGAGCAGATGAACACGTCGCTGCAGTACGCGATCACCGACTCACGCGGCGCGCGGGCCTCGACCAGCGTGCAGATCACCGTCGACCCGAACGTTCCGCTCGAGCGTCCCATCGCCCGCGACGACCGCGTGCGCGCCGAAGACGTCAAGGACGGCACCACGGCCGATGTGGCGGTGCTCGAGAACGACGACGATCCCGACGGTACGAAGAGCGATCTCACGGTGACCCTCGGTGCGGGCGGGGACAACGCCCGCGTCGGCGCGGACGGCACCGTGCGCGTTCAGGTCGCCGACCAGCGCCAGCTCATCACCTACATGGTCACCGACCCCGACGGTCTCACCGACTCTGCGTTCATCCGGGTGCCGGCGCTGTCGGAGCTGCCGCCGAGCCTCATCTCCACCAAACCCGTCGAGGTCAAGAGCGGCGAGACCATCGATCTTCCGCTGTCGCAGTACGTGCGCGCGGCCGGTGGCAAGAGCGTTGTGATCACCGAGGCCGCCAAGGTGTCGGCGGTGCACGCCAACGGTGCGAACCTCATCAAGGACCAGCAGACGCTCGTCTACACCTCGGCCGAGCGCTACTTCGGTTCCGACGCGCTGACGTTCGAGGTCACCGACGGCGACGGTCCCGACGACCCGACCGGGCGCAAGGCCACGCTCACGATCCCGATCACGGTTCTGCCGCCCGACAACCAGTCGCCGACGATGCTCGGCGCCTCCATGAACGTCGCGCCCGGTGAGGATGCCACCGTGCTCGACCTCGCGGCGCTCGCGACGGATCCCGACCCCGGCGATCAGGGCAAGCTGAAATTCGCGATCAAGGGCTCCACGCCCGACGGACTCACCGCCTCGGTCGACGGCACGCAGCTGAAGGTGTCGGCCGCGGCATCCACGAAGAAGGGCACGCGCGCCGACCTGACGGTCACCGCCGACGACGGCACCACGACGCCGGCGGAAGCGACGATCTCGATCACCGTCACCGCGTCGACGCGGCCGCTGGCCAGCGCCAACGACGACGTCATCGCCGAGTCGGCCCAGGGCTCGACCGAATCGGTGCCCGTGCTCGCCAACGACGTCAACCCGTTCCCCGACACCCCGCTCAAGATCGAGAGCGCGGTGCTGGAGACCGGGCAGGCCCAGGTGGCCGTCAAGGGCGACCGGGTGGAGGTCACCAGCGACAAATCGTTCGTCGGCACCGTCATCGCGCGCTACCGCGTGATGGACGCGACCGGAGACCCCGACCGCGCGGTCGAGGGACGCATCCGCATCACGGTGCAGGGAAAGCCGGATGCCCCGGGTCGCCCCGTCGTCTCCAGCATCCAGAGCCGCACGGTCGTGCTCTCGTGGACCCCGCCGACCGACAACGGGTCGCCGATCACCGGGTACACCGTGACCTCGACGGCGAACAACTACATGAAGCAGTGCGCGTCGACCACGTGCACCCTGGACGGGCTCACCAACAACGTCGAGTACAACTTCGTGGTCACGGCCAGCAACAAGGTCGGCACGTCCGACCCGTCGCTGCCGTCGGAGACCGCACGCCCCGACGTGCGCCCCGACACCCCCGCGCCGCCGACGCTGCAGTTCGGCGACCGCAGCCTCACCGTGTCATGGGTTCCGCCGCGCTCGGAGGGCTCGCCGGTCACGTCGTACACGCTGGAGATCTCGCCGGCGCCGCCGTCGGGCATCGTGCAGAAGACGGGCGTCACCGGAACCTCGATCGTCTGGGACGGCCTCGAGAACGGGGCGTCGTACCAGGTGCGCGTGCGCGCCCACAACAAGGCGCCGGATCCGAGCGAGTTCAGCCCCTGGTCGGCGTCGATGGTGCCGGCCGGAAAGCCGGACGCGCCCGCCGCGCCCACGACGACGCTCCTCTCGCCGGTGGGCTCGCAGGCTCAGATCCAGGTCGACTGGAAGGCGCCCGCCAACAACGGCGACGCGATCTCCGGGTACGAGCTGCGGGTC
The sequence above is a segment of the Microbacterium sp. PM5 genome. Coding sequences within it:
- a CDS encoding Ig-like domain-containing protein, yielding MKSFAWLRARPRTLISTAAVTAAALVVGFFAVSYEGKPTTEVDLNDGGVWVTKQSSLLIGHFNHSSRVLDGGLRAGTSDYDILQSGTRVLVVDSTASSIAAVDPARVIMSDSAELKPGAAVAMGADTVAVIEPTGALWTSPFTAISGIGAQGTEPVADEGKNAKVAVGVDGTVYAASASEAAVRSYGQGDDGTTVQKSSRDLPGVTADHKLSLTVVGTTPYVLDHDTNTLYGGDGLRVQVPGDAVLQQPSGTADAVTLATPTSLVRIPTGGGDPQTIEAGGSKGTPAEPVSVAGCAYGAWSGSGRFVRDCPGDADDAARDVPGVEATSVLRFRVNRDVVVLNDVFGGAAWMASDSMQRVDNWQDITPPEGDGDDEEKTTEETVQTTLPERTDQNTPPIAQDDQYGVRPGRTTVLPVLDNDTDADGDVLVAAPSSTPAFGSVEPINNGAALQFTAPEGATGSTSFRYTVEDGRGGEATATVTVTVHPFDVNAAPVQKRTTPITVESGGTASYNVLSDWIDPDGDDIFLKDVAADGGDEADFTPDGQITYRAIGGVQGRKDVPIVVSDGTADGAGIARYDIRPLGTTVPVTNSDHVVTQVGRTVTVSPLTNDTSSGSEPLRLTRVDEVPGATIVPDFANKTFTFTASSPGTYYPQYLVSAGPNSVPGLVRIDVLPASNEDLPPVAVRDVALLPVGGDVLVNVLSNDTDPAGGILVVQSVSSVPGSGVAAAVLGHETVRISDIGSLSKQVRVGYTISNGSRTAEGEIVVIPVPPPAKLRPPVANDDQAVVRVGDTVTIPVLANDYHPNGDTMHVAPDLVPPLVDPADGEAFVSEDKVRFRAGSTPKTVYVTYEAVDSTGQRDAGYVTIQILPRNDEANSAPKPRDLTARTLSGSTVTIPVPLDGIDQDGDSVELVGIADAPKKGRIVETGANSFTYEAFGDSAGVDRFSYRVRDSLGKDATATVQVGIAPAASVNQAPYAVRDTVTIRPGREVAVPVLANDSDPDGDEFGFAQDDPVTLPPNVPGLKARVSGKYLLITAPNEQMNTSLQYAITDSRGARASTSVQITVDPNVPLERPIARDDRVRAEDVKDGTTADVAVLENDDDPDGTKSDLTVTLGAGGDNARVGADGTVRVQVADQRQLITYMVTDPDGLTDSAFIRVPALSELPPSLISTKPVEVKSGETIDLPLSQYVRAAGGKSVVITEAAKVSAVHANGANLIKDQQTLVYTSAERYFGSDALTFEVTDGDGPDDPTGRKATLTIPITVLPPDNQSPTMLGASMNVAPGEDATVLDLAALATDPDPGDQGKLKFAIKGSTPDGLTASVDGTQLKVSAAASTKKGTRADLTVTADDGTTTPAEATISITVTASTRPLASANDDVIAESAQGSTESVPVLANDVNPFPDTPLKIESAVLETGQAQVAVKGDRVEVTSDKSFVGTVIARYRVMDATGDPDRAVEGRIRITVQGKPDAPGRPVVSSIQSRTVVLSWTPPTDNGSPITGYTVTSTANNYMKQCASTTCTLDGLTNNVEYNFVVTASNKVGTSDPSLPSETARPDVRPDTPAPPTLQFGDRSLTVSWVPPRSEGSPVTSYTLEISPAPPSGIVQKTGVTGTSIVWDGLENGASYQVRVRAHNKAPDPSEFSPWSASMVPAGKPDAPAAPTTTLLSPVGSQAQIQVDWKAPANNGDAISGYELRVLRGGSVVNTIPVSGSQTSQAVKVDTSTTDYTFDVRAQNKAGWGDRSPQSAPRRGVTAPAAPTGVAAREGNNTVDVSWQAGSGNGATANEIRYQYSVNGGGWRGDWVGGGTNGAGTIGNGQVNNNGTYTIRVRAVSTVDGSTYASDASNESNAVAPYGPIGNPSANASASGTNITYSWSSPSRNGRDIATEVYIDGGLVSRDASGSITRGYGYSETHSIEVRTSAAGQTTTASSSARTVDAPPPPQPRVWVTRGNFEAAGCVNGCYHFVVNTRNFDAGNYRIECWNDSGGAHKFGTTYAFDLPRDGAVELYCYSGADGYNVWVDILGWGGSVDTEKQWWPRN